The following DNA comes from Deltaproteobacteria bacterium.
GTTGCGCAGTTCTCTAACGTTGCCGTCCCACGAATGTTGGACGAGCGCCTTCTCGGCTTCCGGGGATAGACCGGTGACGGTCCTGCCGAACTTGCGCGAATACTCCACGAGGAAATACCTGGCGATCGGAAGGATGTCCTCGCGACGTTCGGAAAGGGAAGGCACGGCCACCCTTACGACGGCAAGGCGGTAATAGAGGTCCTCGCGGAATGCTCCCTTTGCGACGAGCCCCTCCAGGTCCTTGTTCGTCGCGGAGACGATGCGGGCGGATGCTTTCTGCTTGCGGGTCCCTCCGACGCGGTAGAACTCGCCGTGTTCCAGGAAGCGGAGCAGCTTCGCCTGCGCCTCCGGACTCAGGTCGCCGACCTCGTCCAGGAAGAGCGTCCCCCCCGATGCTTCCTCCACGAGCCCTTTCTTCCCGAGGTGGCTTGCCCCGGTGAAGGCGCCTTTCTCATAACCGAAAAGCTCGCTTTCGAGGAGCTCCTTCGGTATGGCGGCGCAATTGACGTTGATCAGCGGTCCGCGGAAGTTGGGGCTGCGGTAGTGGATCGCGGCTGCGACGAGCTCCTTTCCCGTTCCCGTCGGCCCCAGGATCAGCACCGGCGTGTCGGGGCTCCCGGCTGCGGACTCGACGAACTCCATGACGCCCCGGATCGCGTTGCTCTCGCCGACGAACAGGGGAACGTTATCCTGCAGGCATCTTGCCTGGAGCTCGTGCACCTCCCTCTGGAGCCGGACGGCGTTCAGCGCATTTCCGATGACGGTTTCAAGCGTCTCCGAATGAAGCGGCTTGACCACGTAATCGAACGCGCCGTTCTTCATCGCGGAGACCACGGTCTGCACGTCTTCGTACGCAGTGATGACGATGACCTGCAATTCGGGCCGGATCGCCTTTACAGCGCGTATGGCATCGACCCCGCTCATCCCGGGAAGCCCTATGTCCATCAGGATGAGATCCGGAGGGTCCGTCTTCACGGCTTCCACAGCGGATTCCGCATCCGCAAAGCCCCGCAGGCGGTACACGTGTTCGAGGGCGATCCGTATCCCTTCCCGTACGCTTTCCTCGTCTTCCACGATGAAGACCTTGTACGCTTCTATGCCGGGCTCCTTCCTTCTTCCAGCGGAAGAGCGATGCGGAATTCGGCGCCGCCGGACTCGGACGCGCCTACCGAGATGCCTCCGCCGTGGTCGATGACGATGCGGTGGCAGAAGGAGAGGCCGATTCCATGACCTTCCTTCCGCGTTGTGTAGAAAGGCTCGAAGATCTTGTTCCGCAAGTGCTCGGGAACTCCGGGGCCGGAGTCCCCGATCCGCAGGACCGCCCGGTCTCCCTCCCGCGCCGCGCTTATGGTGATAAGCTTCGTAGCGCAACCGTTCTCCATCGCCTGCAGAGCGTTCATGACGAGGTTGAGCAGTACCTGCTCCATGAGGGCGGCATCGGCCCGGCAATACAGCGGCTCGGCGGAGATGCGCTCCCGGAACTCGACCCCGCGCCTTCGGTTCGCGATCTCGGGAAGGGACAGGGAGTCATGGAGAATCCGGTTGATATCGACCCGCTCCAACCTGGGCGGCGCGGGCCTGGAGAATCCCATCACGCGCGCGATGACGGAGGAGATCTTGTTCGAAGCGGCCCTCGCCTGTGCGATTACCTCCCGGATTTTCTCCCGTTCGTCGGGGTCCAGTCCTTCGGCGCGACCGCATAGCGTGTCCAGCGTGGAAACGTTGATGTTGATCCCCGAGACGGGGTTCCGGATTTCGTGAGCGATGCCGGCGGCGAGCTGTCCGAGCGAGGCGAGTTTTTCCCGGACGTTAACCGCGTGCTCGAGCTCCTTTACGCGGGTGATGTCGACCATCTCCACTAGGATTGACGTACGCCCCCGGAACACGATCGGGTTTGCGCGGCAGTTCATCCAGCGGACCTCCCTGCGGCCGGTCCCGCTGTCCGGAATGAAGAACCGGATAACGGCGTCCTTCCCGTTCGAAACGGGAAGATCCGCAGCTCCGCAGAGTTTCCCGAAATTCGGGAAATCCTCCGGATGCGCCTCGCCGAGATCCAGGAACGGCAGCCCTTCGCGGATCCTTCCGAAAAGCCGCTCCAAACGCTGGTTCCAGAAAATTATTTGTTCGTTTACCACGATCAGAAAGCCCACGGACGAATTTTCCACGAGCGACCGGAAGCGGTCCTCGCTTTCCCGGAGAGCATCCCTCGCGACAAGGCGCGCCAGCATGGCCGCGGCGTTCTCCGCGATGCGCTCGAGCTGCGCAAGAATTTCCGGCTGGAACAGCCCGTTGCGGCGGTCGTTCAACTGGAGCAGGCCGTAGGTCGCATCTCCGAGCCGCAACGGTATCAGCGCGATGGATTCGTACCCATCCCGCACGCACCTTCCCCGGGTGACGATCGTCTTCATCGCCTCGCTTTCGGCGAGAAGCTCCGACGCGTTTCCGGTGCAGAAGGATCCGTTGGAGGTGAAGCAAGGCAGCGACGGGTCGAAACGGCCCGAGATCACCGCTCCGCACGTGCATTCCAGGGGGCACAGGCTCATTTCCGCCCGAACGAACTCCTGCGAAAACCCGAGCGTCACGAGATAAGGGAAGTCCGCACCGCGGTTGTACCTGATCCCTATCGCATCGGTCCCGAAACGTTCCTTCAGGAACGACGCAAGGATCGAAAGGAACTCCTTGACGCTTCCCGCCGTGCCGGTGCGCTGGAGAAGGTCGAGGATCATCTCCCGCATTCCGGCCGCCCGCTTTCGCTCGGCAAGCTCCAGTTCCAGCCGGATGTTCGCGGCTCGCAGCTCCGCCGTCCGCTCGGCGACCCGCATTTCCAGCCCGTCCCGCGCGGCGCGGATCTCTTCCTCGCTTTGTTTCAGGTTCCGGAACATCAGGTCGTAGGGGCGCACAAGGCCGGTTTCGATCAGCGCCTTGTAGACGAGATAGAACGAGATGACCTTGAAATAATGCCCGATCACGCTGTTGTAGACGAAAGCGTCCATGTAAACGACGGCGGAAAGTTCCGCGGCGACGGAGAAGATCACGGACATTACGAGGAGGCGGAACACCTCGGGATCGAATTTTTCACGGACGCGCCAAAGAAGGCCGATGGAGAGGACCTGCATTCCCGAGACGATGATGTCGCTTATGTGCTTGGCGGGCGTGATTCCCCTGCCGGCGACGTAGAAATCGGGAGATATACCGTAATGCACCATGCCTGCGAGTGCGAAGGATGCGGAGAGGAATCCCGCGAAAACGAGCGACGGACTGGTTTTCCGCGAGACGAAAAAGGGGGCTGCAAGAAGGGCGAAGCTTTGCAGATACCTGGCCGCGAACCACAGTTCGATGGAATCGCTGTGGTGTTGCGCCGAAAATACCCCGGCGAAGGAGATCGTGTGGAGGAAGTCGATCAACCCGACGAAAAGATATGCGATCCCCAGGAAAATGAAGTAGTGGTTGTCTATGAATTTCCTTGCATTCCACGTCAGCATGAAGACGCCGCAGGCTACGATTATGCTGAAAGTCTCGGCGATGTCGTGGGAGAGAACGGGATTCCACCAGTAGGCCGCGATCAGGGCGGCTGGAACGCCGAGGACGCCTATCGCAAGCCCCGGAAGTTTATCGACGCATTGGAGCCGCTTTTCCATCGGGAGACCGGCCATCCTCGTGAAATCCGTCAGCCGTTCCGCAATGTTGCCGTGACGTCCGGAATACATCGGAACGGATGGATTTTTTCGATTGCGATGCCGAAACCGCCGGATTTGTTGCAATAATACGGCGGTCGAACATGTAAGGCGTTATTCCGTCAATAAAAACGGGATGTAAAATGGAAATGGATGGTCCAAAAGGTGAAAAATGCGGTTTCCCGAGAGTGGTTTTTTTCCTTGTGTTGGCCGGATGGCTTTTGAGGGAAACAATTTTCGTTATTAATGTAATTAATTATATTATATCTAAATTTTTTTTCCCTTGAAATGTCTACTTATTTACTTAAGTATCATAATGCCAAATCCGAATGTATTAGTGGGTGGGCTGCGGCGCAGTCGAAGCCCGGTAAGAAATACGAACCGGGATCGGCGGGGGATAAGGGCTGTGCATGTTTCGGTAATTCGACGGGAATCCGTACCTATGCGTGAACACGCGGGTATGATCGAACGCACCCGTATATGCACTCGTAAACAGTTGATATTCAATGGTATTATTTCAATCGTCCTTTTCCTCGCCTTGTGCGATGCCGCCATCGTTTCCTCGGCCGAGATACCCCAGTCCGTAAGCCTTTCGATTGCCTGCAACATGTCTACGCCGACGGGTGTAGCCGTGGACGCAAGCGGAAACGTCTACGTCACGGAATCGAGCGGCGGGCGTCTTCACATCTACAACAAGTTCGGGTCGTTCCAGCGGGAGCTTACCGGCCTTAACAAGCCGACCGGGGTCGCGGTGGACCCGTGGGGGCGGATCTACGTGAGCAACACCGGCTCGAAGTCGGTGGACGTCTACGACGGCAATCTTTCCCCGGTCCTTTCGCTGGGTCGCGGCGCCGTGCAGCTGATCTATCCGACCGCGGTGGCTGTGGATTCCAACGGTTACGCGTTCGTTGCGGACAGCAAGGACCACCGGATCAAGGTGTTCGACAGCGCGGGGTATTTTCTGTATTCCTTCGGCGGCCAGGGAAGCGGGGACGGGAACCTGAATTTCCCTGTGTCCGTTACTCTCGACGAAAGCGCGGGGGAAGTGATCGTTTCGGATCTTAAGGCCACACCTACGGGATACCGCGGGGCCGGGGTCCAGGTGTTCGACCGGAACGGCACGTTCCGCCGCCGTTTCGGCGGATACGGGGAAGGCCAGGGGCTGTTCATCCGGCCGATGGGCGTGGCTGTGGACGGGAGCGGAAGGATCTACGTCGCGGATTCCTATCAGAACGTCGTTCAGGTGTTCGGCTCGAACGGCAGTTTCCTTCGCGGGGTGTTCGATTCGGCTCACCCGGTGCGTACGCCGATGGGCATCGCGTACTGCCGGGCGACGGACCGTCTGATGGTTGCCTCCCTGAACACGGGCAAGTTGGAGGTGTTCGGGAACACCCCGCAGGGCGGCTCGGGCGCGGATAGCGGAGGGGCCCCGATGACCTTTTCCTCTTCGGGCGGGGGCGGGGGGTGCTCGATGGCGGTGCATTCCCGTCCGGGCGGGATTTCCGCCGCCGGCTGGATTTTCCCCGGGGTGTTTCTTCTGTACGGATGGCGCAGGTTGCGCAGGAAGCGGAAAGGGATCGCGCGGACAACACGATGACGCGACAGGCGGCGCGGCGCTGACATGCACGGACGGGCGAAACCTGGAGTCCTGTTCCTTCTGGTCGCGTTCCTCGCGGGCGTGCCGCCGCATTCCGGGGCCGGGCCGTTCGATCCGGCGCTCTCTCCGTGGATCAGGTCGTATTCTCCGGGGCTCCGGTCGTCCACGCAGACGATGCGGATCTACCCGCACATCGAGCTGAACGATACGGAGTGCGTCTCCTGCCACTTCGTTGACAGCCGAAACGACGACCTTCTTCCCGACTGGGCGTTCCAGGCGCCGGTGAACATCGACGACACTCCGTACAACAACCTCTGCCGGTATTGCCACAACGGCGTCGAGGCGCCGTTCGTGCGGACGCACTCGAGCATTTCCATCGACAACGGTTACGGGAACTGGTCGATGGAATGCCGGACGTGCCACGATCCGCACCAGCCCGCGCAGCTAATCGGTTACGGGAGCGACACGCACCTGGATACGGGGACGGTCGTATCGGTCTCCGACAATGCGATCAACGCTTCGGGGATGGGATGGGCCGACAACGTTTACGCGGGGTACCTTGTCGTCCCCAATTCGGACGACGTCTACCATGTTTACAAGATCGCCTCCAATACGGCGAACTCGCTTTCCGTCGAAGGCCCCATGGACCTTACATGGGTTACAGCGGGGAACACGTTCGCCGTGATCATGGGTAAGAACGTAAAGAGCGGGATCACCACTCCCTCAGAGGGGAGCAAGGCGGTGCGGCTGTTCCGGGAGACGGGCGCCCGGTCCTACGCGGACGGGGACGGAACGTACGATGGGGTCTGCGAGGTCTGCCACACGCAGACGACGCATTTCCGGTTCAACGGCGGGGGCTCCGACCCGCTTCACGCGAACGTGGACAACGCGCCGGGCTCGAGCTGCAAATCGTGCCATTCGCACGAAAACGGGTTCGGGCACGGAGGGAGCGGTTCCGGTTGCGGTACGTCGACGACGTGCCACGGGCTTCTGGGGTCCCATCCGACGCACGTGGGCGGTACGGGGATGCAGCTTGCCCTTGCATGTTCCGCCTGCCATAACGCGTCGAGCATCCCCCTCTTTTCAGATAACCTTGCGCTCGACAACACCGCTGCGTGCAACGCCTGCCACAGCCCCGGGGGGACGTACAACGGGGTGAGCGACCTGAACGTCGGGGCGAAGAACAACTGGACTGCGCGGGTGTACAACACCGACAATTCACTGAAGAGCGGCAAGGAGAAGTGGTGCGCCTCCTGCCACGACGAATCGCCTTCGTCGATCGGGGGGGTGACCGCTCCGAACGTGGTGGGGAACGAGAGCGGCTCGTATCCTTACGGGACCGGGTGGGGGTATTACAAGACCGGGCACGGACTCCCGGCGAGCCAGGCGTATGCTTCGAAAGGCGGCCTTTTCCCGCCGCCGCTGGTGGGCGGCGCGACGCGTCCTATGGGCTGCGAGTCCTGCCACGAATTCACGGCGCGGCACATCGATAACGTTGCGCGGACGTACGGCACGCAGGGGTTCGCGCAGGGCGCTTATCGGCAGGGCTACAGGCTCAAGCAGGTGAGCAGCCAGGAACCGTTGGTGATTCCGAGACTGGCGAGCCAGAACAACGACAGCAGTTACCGCCTGTGCGTCCAGTGCCACTATTCGAACGTCTTCTACGACTCGGCCGACACGAATTCGAACATGAGGAACGGGGGAACCAACTACCATAGATATCATTTGGTTTACAACAATAACTCCGCCTGGAAATCCGACTGGAGGTCGAGCGGGAACAGCGCGGTAAGCTGCCCGCAGTGCCACAACGTCCACGGCAGCACGCGCCTCGCGATGCTCAACGACGGATCGATCGCGGGAACGCCGCCGGGGCTCGTCATGTATTATTACAACACCACGCTTTCCTTCAGGGACTCGAGCGATCTGACCGCGCCTCCCATCCCCCTTGGCCTGACGCTTGCCTTGAGGGACGGCACCACATTTTACGGGAACAGCGTCAACAACATCGGCTGCACGGCCTCCTGCCACACATCGGCAAACCGGATCGACCGGACTTATGCCACCATGGCCGGCCAGGTGTTCAACGCGGCGCCGACGCTTGCCTGGACGGGAGAAACGGGCTACACCTCGGACGGCGTGAGCCCCGATTCCGGCGTATCGGGAAGCCGGTTCACCTTCCGGGTCAGCTATTCCGACAACAACAACAACCTCCCGAGCTACATCCGGGTTCTCCTCGACACGGACAACAATGGATTTTTCGAGGAAGCCTACGCCATGGTCGCGGCGGACAATACCGGCGGAAACAGCTATCACGGCAAGATCTACACGAAGACCCTGGTAATCACGAACATCGGCAGCGCCATCGTCCGGTACAAGTTCGACGCTGCGGACAACGCCGCGCTCGCCGCCACGGGCCTGCCGACGGGCGAGCAGACGCTCGTGCTGTTGAA
Coding sequences within:
- a CDS encoding sigma-54-dependent Fis family transcriptional regulator translates to MEAYKVFIVEDEESVREGIRIALEHVYRLRGFADAESAVEAVKTDPPDLILMDIGLPGMSGVDAIRAVKAIRPELQVIVITAYEDVQTVVSAMKNGAFDYVVKPLHSETLETVIGNALNAVRLQREVHELQARCLQDNVPLFVGESNAIRGVMEFVESAAGSPDTPVLILGPTGTGKELVAAAIHYRSPNFRGPLINVNCAAIPKELLESELFGYEKGAFTGASHLGKKGLVEEASGGTLFLDEVGDLSPEAQAKLLRFLEHGEFYRVGGTRKQKASARIVSATNKDLEGLVAKGAFREDLYYRLAVVRVAVPSLSERREDILPIARYFLVEYSRKFGRTVTGLSPEAEKALVQHSWDGNVRELRNVMERAVLTGKEPEIAAAELRLGLRRDGNMAGIAAPPLTACGVDLSTVQESIEKHYIGEALRIADGNETKAAQLLNINYHTFRYRKKRLGL
- a CDS encoding PAS domain S-box protein, with amino-acid sequence MEKRLQCVDKLPGLAIGVLGVPAALIAAYWWNPVLSHDIAETFSIIVACGVFMLTWNARKFIDNHYFIFLGIAYLFVGLIDFLHTISFAGVFSAQHHSDSIELWFAARYLQSFALLAAPFFVSRKTSPSLVFAGFLSASFALAGMVHYGISPDFYVAGRGITPAKHISDIIVSGMQVLSIGLLWRVREKFDPEVFRLLVMSVIFSVAAELSAVVYMDAFVYNSVIGHYFKVISFYLVYKALIETGLVRPYDLMFRNLKQSEEEIRAARDGLEMRVAERTAELRAANIRLELELAERKRAAGMREMILDLLQRTGTAGSVKEFLSILASFLKERFGTDAIGIRYNRGADFPYLVTLGFSQEFVRAEMSLCPLECTCGAVISGRFDPSLPCFTSNGSFCTGNASELLAESEAMKTIVTRGRCVRDGYESIALIPLRLGDATYGLLQLNDRRNGLFQPEILAQLERIAENAAAMLARLVARDALRESEDRFRSLVENSSVGFLIVVNEQIIFWNQRLERLFGRIREGLPFLDLGEAHPEDFPNFGKLCGAADLPVSNGKDAVIRFFIPDSGTGRREVRWMNCRANPIVFRGRTSILVEMVDITRVKELEHAVNVREKLASLGQLAAGIAHEIRNPVSGININVSTLDTLCGRAEGLDPDEREKIREVIAQARAASNKISSVIARVMGFSRPAPPRLERVDINRILHDSLSLPEIANRRRGVEFRERISAEPLYCRADAALMEQVLLNLVMNALQAMENGCATKLITISAAREGDRAVLRIGDSGPGVPEHLRNKIFEPFYTTRKEGHGIGLSFCHRIVIDHGGGISVGASESGGAEFRIALPLEEGRSPA
- a CDS encoding NHL repeat-containing protein yields the protein MSTPTGVAVDASGNVYVTESSGGRLHIYNKFGSFQRELTGLNKPTGVAVDPWGRIYVSNTGSKSVDVYDGNLSPVLSLGRGAVQLIYPTAVAVDSNGYAFVADSKDHRIKVFDSAGYFLYSFGGQGSGDGNLNFPVSVTLDESAGEVIVSDLKATPTGYRGAGVQVFDRNGTFRRRFGGYGEGQGLFIRPMGVAVDGSGRIYVADSYQNVVQVFGSNGSFLRGVFDSAHPVRTPMGIAYCRATDRLMVASLNTGKLEVFGNTPQGGSGADSGGAPMTFSSSGGGGGCSMAVHSRPGGISAAGWIFPGVFLLYGWRRLRRKRKGIARTTR